TGAAATTCTTATGATCGATATTAACTGAATTTAAGGACAGTTCAAAACCCTTATTACGAACTTCTCCCAAATTAGTTGTTACTCCGGAAAAACCAATAATATCCGGCAAAGAGCGGGTTAACAGCAAATCTTTTGTAGACATATAATAAGCCTCCACTGTTCCATTCAAACGATTACCCAGAATTGCAAAGTCAAAGCCTATATTATATGCTTCAGTCTTCTCCCATTTCAGGTTTTCATTGGGAAGACGAGTGGCATAAATCCCAATAACTGTACTTCCGTTATGCAGATATTTCTCCGAATCCAAATTTGCCAAAGCAGCATAACGTCCGATACTCCGGTTTCCATTGATACCCCAAGATAAACGAAGTTTCAAATTATCAATCCACGAAATCGCTTTCATGAAGTTTTCCTCATTCATTCTCCAACCAAATGCAAATGCAGGAAAATTAGCATATGGATTATTAGAACCAAAAGCCGAATAACCATCACGTCGGAAAGAAGCAGTAAACAAATAGCGATCCATTAAATTATAGTTCAGTCTTGCCATCATAGCATTTCCCGTATCCACTGTATCATCACTCCCTACAACCGGATTCGTACCATTTGCAACAGCATGCCAGCCCAGCACCTCAGAAGGAGTAAGATTGGAATTTTCTGCTTTATCAGACCAAGTTTCATTTTTTTCAAGATTAAACAATAGAGTCAAATCAAGCTTATGAATTTTATTGAATGTATGGTTCCACCTCAAAATATTGTCAAGCATCCAGGAATGTGCGCTATTATTACGCCGTACGGCATGCCCCTTATACTTTTCACCAGCCATACTGGTAGATGGATCAAAATAATGATTCTTTTGCCAATTGTTATAGTCCGAATAGCTCATTTCATAAACAAATCCCCATGGCAATGTAATCTTTGCATTCAATGTAGCATTGAATGTCTGAGTCACATTGAAACGATCACGCTGTTCATAATTAGCGAAAGGATTCGTACTCATGTTATCGTCATTAGGATAGAACTTCAAAGAACCATTCTCTTCATATTTGCTGCCCCAAGGACTAGCTTGAATAGCTTCTTCCCAATCAACTTCATCTACACTTTCATTACGAGTGGCATAATGTGCTTGCAAGCCGACCTGAAGCCAATCTGTAACATTTACTTTCAAATTTAAACGCGAACGGATAGTCTTATATTGGTCTCCTACTACAATACCTTGATTATTAATGCTTCCTAATGACCAATAGTAAGAAACTCTGTCATTCTTTCCAGAAATACTTACATTGTAATCCTGACGCAAAGCGTTTTGAAAAGAAGCATCATACCAATCCGTCTCTCTACCTGCCAGATAATTATCTATTTCTGTAGTAGAAAAGGCCAAACGATTCAACCAAATCTCTGCCAGATTTGAATCTGCCGAAGCCCCTGTATACGATAACCAGGTATTCAGATCAATTCCTTGCGGCAAATTGTCCGGATTGTGGAAGTATCCCAAAGGACGAGATGGATTGCTCCGGATTTTTTCATCCCTTCTCATAACCATATATTCCTGCCCATTAAAAGGACGCTGATTACGAGTCAAATTCTGCATACCTATCTTCATATCAAAATTGATGACCGACTTTCCTTCATTACCCTGTTTTGTTGATATGACGACCACCCCCGAAGCCGCACGTGATCCGTAAACAGCTGCAGAACTACCATCTTTCAAAATATCAATCGTTTCAATATCACTGGGATTGATATCCACCAAATCGCCATTAAAGATAACTCCGTCCAATACAATCAGAGGAGAATTACTGGCATTAATGGATTTCTCACCACGAATCAGCATAGAACCACCCCCTTTGGCAGAAGTTCCGAACCCTGCAGAAAATCCTGCCACCGTACCACGCAGCATTTCAGCTACACTAGTTACCGACTGCGTCGTATTTTCTGTAGAGATACGGGTTATTGCTCCAGTGAGATCTTTTTTTCTCATCGTTCCATAACCAACAACAACAACCTCTTCCAATTGAGCGACATCTTCTTCCAGTTCCACGTTAATCACATTCTTTCCATTAACCGTAACCTCTTTAGACTGATAACCAATAAATGAAAAAACGAGAGTCTCTTTGGAATTTTCCAATGTTAACCGATAATTACCATCAATATCAGTGATAGTACCAGTTATTTTCCCTTTCACTTGCACAGTTGCTCCTATGACGCTTTCGCCACTGGACGTTACTTTTCCGGTAACTACAAAACCTTGTGCATAGACACCTGTTGACCAGCTGATTAAGCTAAAAAACAGGCACAATTTCATAAATATTTTATGTTTCTCATGCATAGTTATTAATATTTAAATGGTTAATACTAAAACTCTGTGGTTATTTTATACTGTATCACATTCTTGTCAGATTCAAAATATGCAATATCCGCATATCCATTTCTATAGGGAATTCGTTTTCGCTTCCTCTGTATAGTAGCATTTGGAGGTGATATGGCCTGAAAGCAAATTTGACCATCACGAGACTGCAATATCACTTTCCCATCTTGAAAATCAATTTTAGTTTCTTCCATACCATCATCTATTAACATGGGGTAACATGCCCGCACCTTTTTCACATTCCCCTTCAGAATATCACGCACAGTAATTCCGGTATGATCAATATAAACACGTTGCGAAATCTGAGTAACTCCATCAAATCTACCAGTATAAACGACTTCAAATGCAACTCCGTCTACAGATTGTCTAACATTCCTCACATCTATTTCAGGAAGCTTACTGCCTTTGTATGCAGAAAAGTAAGATGTATCCGGAAATAATATGTTAGTATATTCCGCTAAGCGATATACTCCACCCGCAGCATCATGCCATTCAGGTCCAACTGCATACAGTTCTCCACCTAAATCCTGCTTCTTCTTGTTATCCCATTTATGGGGAATTCCATCCGAAGGACCTAACTGTGGATTTGAATTCTTCAGATGTATCCTGATGAGTCCTGTTGCATTATAACGAGGATCTCCACTGAGCTCATACTCAACATAGTTTCCACCAGAATTAGCAAAAACCTTATGGAACACGTCTTTCATAACCAAAACATATCCACCGATATCAGACGGAGACGGAGATTCTTTAATAGAATTATCAGCATATAAATAGGCAACGCACATTAGCCAGCATGCCAACAGATTATACTGTGATTGCGCTGAATAACTTTCATATCCATGCATCACTTCGATAGGAAAACGGTTTTTCACAATAAATCCACTTCCATCTTCTCTTATCCATCTTCCGATGCTCCTAAGTGCTAAATGCGCAGCTCGTTTAAAGGCGCCTGCTTCCTGCTTTTTTCCTAAAGCTGCATATTGTGAAGCGTAAATCTCATAAGTCACAGCTGCCGCTGCTTCATTCCAGATATGTTGAGCACTTCTACCGCCTGTCGGCACCTCTCCATAAGGCGATTGCATGAAAAGAGAAGTCCATGCTCCCAAACATAATTTGCGGGAATAAAAATCAAAAAATGTTCCGTTATATCCTTCCGCCAAAATAGAAGCCATAAACTGCCTCGTAAACTCATCATACACCATTGGCGGATTAGTCTTATTATCTATATACAAGCCAAACTCAGACATATATTGCTGCTGGTGTTCCAGATGAATATGAAAGAAATCTTTGTGATCGTTAATCCCTTTTTTTAACCGTAAATATTCACCGGCTAAAGCTACAACATTGTGATTATAACAGATTTTCTTACGCTTCAAGTTATCCCGATATAGCACATACGGATCAATTTCAGCCATTTTTTCGTGCCAGACAATCATTTGTGCTTCAGAAACCAATCCTTTATAAAGATCCATCGCCAGCATAATAGGCTGAATAAAGAATTCACCATGGTGATGGGCACACCTGTTCTCATGCATCTCACTCACTGAACAATCCAAAGCCTTTATTCCACTCTTTACCAAAGCATCATCTTTCAAGTATCCCGTTTGAGCCAGTAAACCTATAGACAGAGCATAGCAAGGAGTCGAGTATTGCCATTCGATTTTATAGACCGGATCAATAATTGCTCCCGTCACTTTATCCTGACAAGACGCAAATGCACGAACCTGACATTCTATCAATCTCAAATATTCATTATTATCTAATCCTGATGATTGAAAATCAACTACTCGCTTCTGGTTCTTCAAAAAAGTTTCTACCAACTGCCCTAATTGAGGATTATCTTCCCGAATATTTTGTTCAGCCAATAATATATTATTTATATCTCTTAATGAACCAGCATCCACCTTCGACACGAATATCAAAAGACATAAACTGACCCAAATGACTTTATGTACAAGCTCCGTTTTCATGGTTTTATAGCTTTATCGAGTTTCACATCTGGATTTCCACACCATATCTTCTTTCCAGTCCATTCGGCATACGAAGTATTCCAAAATTCATCAATAGTAGAAAGCCCCAATGCCGCAAAAGCTGCTGTACACAGATAGAGACTTCCCGTAGATATATATCTTTCAGCTATTTGTGGTTGATGACCTGCAAATCCTAATGTCAGCCATCCATCTGCATCAAAATTCCCTTTAACCGACATGTGTTTCTTTATAACAGCTGTCAGAGCACATCTAACCTGTGCCTTTGTAACCGATACCGGCAACAAATCTTTCAATGCAGCTTGGGATAGTACATGAAACGTCCCGAACCTATAAGCTATTGACCGGCCTATCACCGGATAAGCTCCATCCGGAGAAATCATTCTTTCTTGTTGTTCTGCATATCTGGAAAAGCGCTTTTTCTCCAACTGATAAAATTCATCTTCACCTTTTGCATACTTTTGCATTACTTCCAGCACATCCAATAACATAGGATGGATCACATAGCTATTATAATAATCCATATGTAAATCTACCCCATCTCCATACCATCCATCACCTTTATACCAGTCCTTGAAACGCATAATGGCATAGTTAACAGGTTCCATATTACATTCTCCTGTCAATTCCAGTAAAGTAGCTTCTACCATGGCTGAAAATAATAACCAATTGCTCTCTATCGGTTTTATCTTACGTATCTGCTGCAATGCATTCAATAC
The nucleotide sequence above comes from Bacteroides intestinalis DSM 17393. Encoded proteins:
- a CDS encoding SusC/RagA family TonB-linked outer membrane protein, which produces MKLCLFFSLISWSTGVYAQGFVVTGKVTSSGESVIGATVQVKGKITGTITDIDGNYRLTLENSKETLVFSFIGYQSKEVTVNGKNVINVELEEDVAQLEEVVVVGYGTMRKKDLTGAITRISTENTTQSVTSVAEMLRGTVAGFSAGFGTSAKGGGSMLIRGEKSINASNSPLIVLDGVIFNGDLVDINPSDIETIDILKDGSSAAVYGSRAASGVVVISTKQGNEGKSVINFDMKIGMQNLTRNQRPFNGQEYMVMRRDEKIRSNPSRPLGYFHNPDNLPQGIDLNTWLSYTGASADSNLAEIWLNRLAFSTTEIDNYLAGRETDWYDASFQNALRQDYNVSISGKNDRVSYYWSLGSINNQGIVVGDQYKTIRSRLNLKVNVTDWLQVGLQAHYATRNESVDEVDWEEAIQASPWGSKYEENGSLKFYPNDDNMSTNPFANYEQRDRFNVTQTFNATLNAKITLPWGFVYEMSYSDYNNWQKNHYFDPSTSMAGEKYKGHAVRRNNSAHSWMLDNILRWNHTFNKIHKLDLTLLFNLEKNETWSDKAENSNLTPSEVLGWHAVANGTNPVVGSDDTVDTGNAMMARLNYNLMDRYLFTASFRRDGYSAFGSNNPYANFPAFAFGWRMNEENFMKAISWIDNLKLRLSWGINGNRSIGRYAALANLDSEKYLHNGSTVIGIYATRLPNENLKWEKTEAYNIGFDFAILGNRLNGTVEAYYMSTKDLLLTRSLPDIIGFSGVTTNLGEVRNKGFELSLNSVNIDHKNFRWSSSFIASLNRNEIAHLYGEMVDVLDKDGNVIGQREDDDIQNGWYIGHALDEIYDYKILGVWQENEREDAAKYGKEPGDFKIWDVNNDGEYLPEDDKVFQGYKRPRFSFGIGNTMEFFKCVDF
- a CDS encoding DUF2264 domain-containing protein; the protein is MKKNIFTCTLFLLISLCGYSQNPSGLEDRTYWITVLTKIADPVLENMSKGELKKNMPVETISGALNPPNTRTTHLEALGRLLVGMAPWLELGPDETEEGRLRSKYIRLMLLSIDNGFNPESPDYLNFVVTRQPLVDAAFFCQGILRAPKQIWGNLSDKTRQNVLNALQQIRKIKPIESNWLLFSAMVEATLLELTGECNMEPVNYAIMRFKDWYKGDGWYGDGVDLHMDYYNSYVIHPMLLDVLEVMQKYAKGEDEFYQLEKKRFSRYAEQQERMISPDGAYPVIGRSIAYRFGTFHVLSQAALKDLLPVSVTKAQVRCALTAVIKKHMSVKGNFDADGWLTLGFAGHQPQIAERYISTGSLYLCTAAFAALGLSTIDEFWNTSYAEWTGKKIWCGNPDVKLDKAIKP